A single window of Maylandia zebra isolate NMK-2024a linkage group LG2, Mzebra_GT3a, whole genome shotgun sequence DNA harbors:
- the LOC143421445 gene encoding uncharacterized protein LOC143421445, with the protein MADLPVDRLTPTPPFTSVGLDVFGPWTVTTRRTRGGSADSKRWAVLFTCMSTRAVHIELIETMSTSSFINALRRFFCIRGPAQILRSDRGTNFVGACNELQIDHKDTELNSYLQEKGCTWLFNPPHSSHMGGSWERLIGVARRILDGILLKAVHVQLTHEVLSTFMAEVMAIMNARPLVPVSTDPDKPNLLTPAMLLTQKVNALSAPTGSFGPPDLYSKQWKQVQCLADSFWKQWKSEYLSTLQQRRKWTDDKTNIKVGDVVLLKDALAHRNDWSMGKVVRTFESKDNKVRKAEVKTVKDGNEKVFLRPIADMVLLLSSDK; encoded by the coding sequence ATGGCAGATTTACCTGTGGACAGGCTGACACCAACGCCACCGTTCACTAGTGTAGGACTGGATGTCTTTGGACCCTGGACGGTCACCACACGTCGCACCAGAGGAGGGAGTGCAGACAGTAAACGCTGGGCTGTGCTTTTCACCTGCATGTCCACGAGAGCTGTGCACATTGAGCTCATTGAAACAATGTCAACATCCAGCTTCATCAATGCGCTGAGGAGATTTTTCTGCATCCGTGGACCTGCTCAAATACTCAGATCTGATAGAGGTACAAATTTTGTTGGAGCATGCAATGAGTTGCAAATTGATCACAAGGACACAGAACTAAACTCATACCTGCAAGAGAAAGGATGCACATGGCTGTTTAATCCCCCACACTCGTCACACATGGGTGGCTCGTGGGAGAGACTTATTGGAGTAGCAAGGCGCATCCTAGATGGTATTCTGTTGAAAGCCGTACATGTCCAACTAACGCATGAAGTGTTAAGTACATTCATGGCAGAAGTAATGGCAATAATGAATGCAAGACCACTTGTACCAGTCTCAACAGATCCAGACAAACCAAACCTTCTCACTCCAGCAATGCTCCTTACACAAAAGGTCAATGCATTATCTGCACCAACAGGAAGCTTTGGACCGCCAGACCTCTACTCAAAGCAATGGAAGCAAGTACAGTGTTTGGCAGACTCTTTTTGGAAACAGTGGAAAAGTGAATATCTTTCAACACTACAGCAAAGGAGAAAATGGACTGAtgataaaacaaacataaaagttGGTGATGTTGTGTTATTGAAAGATGCTCTCGCACACAGAAATGACTGGTCCATGGGAAAAGTTGTAAGAACATTTGAGAGCAAGGACAATAAGGTTCGAAAAGCAGAAGTAAAGACTGTGAAAGATGGAaatgaaaaagtgtttttgagACCCATCGCTGATATGGTTTTGCTTTTATCAAGTGATAAATAA